The genomic DNA CGGGCCAAACCCTAACTGCAACAAAATTAGCAGATCTCGTAGCCATAGAGACAGAAGTGGACATGATACTAAACAATAAGGTTCCACCAATTGCTTTTAATATATCTCTACGACTTATCTTACTATCCATTGATCTACCAGTTCTCTTCCCCTTGTTGAATAACCTTCAATATCAACATAACGAGTTAATCCTTTACAGTCTATGTTTAATATGATATCTGGATTTAAATCTATCCCTGAGATTTTTTCTGGCCACTCAATTAAATTAACTGAATGAGTATCAACTACATCATCAAATCCCAGATCATACCACTCCAGTGCATAACCAAAACGATATAAATCAAAGTGGTTGATCAGACCAATATCAGTATGGTATGTTTCTAAAAAACTATAAGTAGGACTTTTCACATTACCTGAAAAATCTAAAGCTTGAAGTAAAGAACGAACGAAAAAAGTCTTGCCTGCACCCAAGCCTCCAATCAAATAAACAATTAAAGGTAGCCTTATTACCAAAGAAAACTCTTGAGCCAAATGATGAGTATCTTCCTCACTTCGTAGTATTATTTTATTCTGATTATAATCAACCATCAACTAACTCTCCCTTTAAGGAGAAAGTATACACCTCGCTTATTTTAATATTAACCATCTGATTTAACAAGTCGATATTACCATTAAAGTTAACAACCCTGTTATTCGCTGTTCTCGCCTGCAGTTGATTAGGATCTTTTTTAGAAATCCCTTCAACTAGACAGCACTGTACAGTACCCAACATACGTTGATTAATCCTTAATGTTTCAGATTCAATAAGCCTATTTAATTGCTCTAATCGCCTAACCTTGACTTCATACGGTGTAATATCTGGTAAGTCCGCTGCGGGTGTTCCTGGTCGAGGGCTATAAATAAATACAAAAC from Neisseriaceae bacterium includes the following:
- the tsaE gene encoding tRNA (adenosine(37)-N6)-threonylcarbamoyltransferase complex ATPase subunit type 1 TsaE, translated to MVDYNQNKIILRSEEDTHHLAQEFSLVIRLPLIVYLIGGLGAGKTFFVRSLLQALDFSGNVKSPTYSFLETYHTDIGLINHFDLYRFGYALEWYDLGFDDVVDTHSVNLIEWPEKISGIDLNPDIILNIDCKGLTRYVDIEGYSTRGRELVDQWIVR